The genomic stretch TTATCACTGGTGAACTGAAATTTACAGAAGGTATCGTTAAACTTCCGCCAATGCCAGAATTCGTCTTCACTAATCCTATTCACGCTTTTGGTGATGTGATGAGTTACGGGCTCTATGCTGTCGTCCTGTCCTTCTTACTTATAACGATTTTTGATACAACCGGAACAATGATCGGGGTTGCAAAAAAAGCTGGCCTAATGAAAGGTGAGTCATTACCAAATGCGAAACAAGCCTTAATGGCTGATGCGGTTGCAACAAGTGTTGGTTCGATGTTTGGTACAACGCCAACAAGTGCTTACATTGAATCTTCTGCTGGAGTTGCAACTGGTGGACGTACTGGTCTTACTACACTTACAGTTGCTATCCTGTTCATGGTATCAGCATTCTTCGCTCCACTTGTTGGTGCTGTCTCTGGAATTTCTGCTATTACTGCACCAGCACTTATAGTTGTTGGTAGTATGATGATTGGTGCTGTTAAAGAAATCGACTGGGATACATTAGATGAAGCATTCCCTGCTTTCTTAGTTATTCTAGCTATGCCACTTACTTCAAGCATCGCAATCGGCTTAGCATTCGGATTTATTTCTTACCCAGTATTAAAAGTATTCACTGGTAAATGGCGTGAACTTAACTGGTTCCTAATCGTTATCGCCGTATTATTCTTCATTCTCGTAGCATTTTTACCACATTAATCAATGAATAAAAGCGTCTACTGAACTCAGCTAGGCGCTTTTTTATTGGACAAAAACCCGCTCGTTTGCTATAAAGAAGAGAGAAACTAATTAGAAATGAGTTGAACTTGTCGTGTTTTTAAAATCACTGCTCGCTGGTGTCGCACTTGCTGTTGTTGTTTTTCTAGCAAGCTTTTTGATGCCTGACTACACTGTATCCACTTTATATTCCATTGTAACGACTATCATTGTCTTTGCATCCATTATTCTATCCGCATTCGTATCCTTTGGTGGCCGTAGTGGAAACCCAAGTCGAAAAAGCCAATTACGCTGGAGTATCCTGCTTTTAGTTGCAGCAATTCCTAGTTTTATCGGCTTTATCGTAACTTTTTACTTTTAAACTAAAAAGAAGCATTCCCAAAATATGGAAATGCTTCTTTTTTTAATCTTCTAAAGCGGAAATAAATGCTGGTAAATATTCTGGAAGGTCTGGTGGGCGACGACTCGAAATAATATGGCCGTCTGTTACAACAGGCTCGTTATGCCAAATAGCTCCCGCATTCGTCATATCATCTTTAATTCCCGGTGTACTTGTTACATTCACGCCTTCTAAAATACCAGCCGAAACAAGTACCCATCCAGCATGGCAAATTTGTCCAATTGGTTTTTTCGCCTTATCAAACGCACGAACCAAATTTAGTACGCTATCAAAACGGCGTAATTTGTCTGGGGACCAGCCACCTGGAACTAAAATCCCATCATAATCTTCTGCGCGAACAGAATCAAAATCATAGTCAGAAGTAACAGGAACTCCGTACTTACCGTGATAAACTTTCTTTGCTTCCTCAGCCACTAGATGCACCGAAGCTCCTGCCTCGCGCAATCTAAGCACTGGATACCAAAGCTCTAAATCCTCAAAGTCTTCACTGACAAGTGCAATAACTTTTTTACCTTTTAAAGTCATATAAATCTCCTCCTATCCTCTTCTACAGTATAACAATAACTAGATTGTTATTAAATTATTCCGCCTATAAAAGAAGACAAAAAAAGACGCTCGAAATAAACATTTCCAGCGTTGCCATCATGTTCGGGCGTCTATGCATAACGGGATGAGGCATAGACATGAACTACACGGCCAATGAGATGAATGAAAACAAATAATGATTTTGGTGTCTAAACAGATGTCTGACTAGTTGCCATTCTATTGGAAGATGGATACACCAAAAGTCATTATAACCATGATAGGGTCTTATCCCCATGAAAATCACATTAATAAAAATGAAACTTTCATCAAGGTAAAACTCTATCCTATAACTTATTTTACTATTGTTCTTGAAAAAAGCAAGTAAATAAATATAGATTTTTTGTGACAAAGATAAGAAAGATGAGAACTGGCTTACTTTTATTGTTATTTTCTGTATAAAAATTACTATATTACAAATAAAAAGGAAACCATTAAAGGTCCCCTTCAACTAAAAATTTCTACAACCATCCAAGAAATAATAGCGACTAATGGAATTAAGACCCATACATTATGACCAAGTAAGCTAGAGCGAGCAGCTGGTTTGTCTTCGAGCAGTTGAATTCTATCACGCAAATCATGCACTTCAAGCTCAAGGTCTTGTACTTTATCTTCAAGTTCGTATAAACGTTCTTCCATTTGAATCCCTCCACACCTTTTCTATTGCCTATTATACGCTAAGCTCCATGAAACACATCGTTCCATAGGCTGATTTATTGCTAATTTATTGTCATACCGTTCAGGCATTTGCTACAATGAAAGAAAACTATCAACTGTTGGGGTGGAAAAATGGAAATTCAAGTAGAAGAAGCTGTTGTAAAACTCATTTTGCATGGCGGAAACACACGAAAAGAAGCATACAAAGCAATTGATTTTGCGGAAAAGTATCAATTTGATGAAGCCGATAAACATCTGCAAATCGCACAGGATCAATTCCAAGAAGGTCATATTTGGCAAACAAAATTAGTATCCATTCGCGACTCAGAAACGGTAGCTCATCCTTCCTTTTTACTTATTCATGGGCAGGATCACTTAATGACGGCACAAGCGGAATTGCAACTTGCCAAAAGAATCATTAAACAATACAAACATCAACAACGTATCGAAGAACGACTTACTAAACTTGAAAATCAAGCGTGAGAGGTCGCTGGAAATAAGAAGTAATTTTCACTTGTAAGCACATTTGGACGCACAAACAACATATCTTCCGTTTCAATGATATAAGCCGCATCAATGTATTTGCTTTTTTCTGGCGTAAAAAGAAGATGGATTGTTTCGATTTTTTTGGTAGAAAGATAACTTAGAACTTCCACCACATCTAGTTTTTTTGTACTAAGAATATCCAGTACATATAGATCAGTACCTTCCTGTTCCATCAGAACAATTACATCTAATTCTTCCAAATAATAAAGCTCGTTTTTTAACGCAATTAATACATAAAACATCAGTAAATCTTCACTTTCTTTGACATCTAATATGTTAGAAAGTGATGCTCTTTTGGATACAATACGACTAATTAGCTGAAAATCCGTTTTATTATCGGGATTCAGCTTTTTTAATTTACTAGCTTTTTTTTTCAAATTGCAAGCATCTACAGTAAAACTACTTTCCTCTATACGTTCAAACCCAAATTTCGGGTAAAAATCCAATACAGTATCATTTGCAAATAAATAAAGAAAATCATACTGGTCTTCATACTTAGCTATCACATGATTTAATAAATTCTTAGCAAGACCCTGTCCACGGTAATTCGGATGCGTCATTACTGTTCCAATTTGTAACGCACTATAATTTTCCCCTTGATAAATTAAATTCATTTTGTTAATGGAGACGTTCGAGATAACTTCATTATTATCTATATAAGAATAACAAACATACTTGTCATTCCAAAAACCGCTTCTAAACCATTCTTCAAAATTAATGTCAAATGTACTTTCCGCAAGTTTATTAAAACTATCACGATACATTTTATTATCTTTATAATCACTTATCATTTCATAATTCATCGTTTTAATCCTCTATTCAGTCATATAAAAATAACAGGTATAACGCAAAATACGTCCTACCTGCTTATTTTTATTTAATTCAACGTATACCAAGCGCTATTTTTGCATAGCGTGACATACGATCTTTAGTCCAAGGTGGATTCCAAACAAGATTTACATTTGTATCTTTCACTTCTGGAATATCACTAAGTGCCATTTGTACTTGCTCAGTCAAAATACCAGCAAGTGGACATCCCATTGTTGTAAGCGTCATTGATACTGTGCAAAGGCCGTCATCATCTAATTCAACATCGTATACAAGACCAATATTCACAATATCAATTCCAAGTTCTGGATCGATAACTTGTTCTAGTGCGCCCATTAAATTTTCTTTCAGTTGCTCATCCATGAAGCATATGCCTCCTTTTTGCCATTTTGTACATTTATTGTATCATATATGAGAATGATTTTCATTATAAGAATTTCTCGAAAAAGCTTACACCTTGTAGCATTCCTTCGACCGAAACTTTGTGTTTCGCATTGTCGTCGATGATAAATTGCACATTATCTGCCAAGCTTTCTTCTACTAATGTTTGGTATAACTTTTCGCTGTACGCAAAAGGTACCACATCGTCTTTTTTGCCATGCCAAAGTAACAATGGTCGGTTATTTATTTTGGTGATATTTTGGGTCAAATCATATTTTTGTAAAGTTAAAATTCGCTCATCCACGTCATACGGGAAAGTTAACCCTTGCGCCAATGCATATTTAGATAACTCCTTAGCAAAATCAACGTAATAAGCACTTCCCATTAAACTGACCGCTACTTTAATATTTTCATATTGCCCAAGAAGGCCAAGCGAAGTAATAGCTCCCATGGAAACTCCGCCAACTCCAATACGATTAGCATCCGTTTTTCCAGCTTTAATTAATTCATTAGTAATTAGAGGGAATTCTATAATATTTGTCTCAATAACATCCCAAAAGAATGTAGCCTGATCTTCCGGATTCGCTCCTTGTAGACGCTCACCATGCAACTTTGCATCCGGCAAAACTACTCGAAAGCCACGCTGCGCAAGTAGATAACCATAATGTAAATATAATTCTTTTTGAGAAGTAAATCCATGATAAAAAATAATCGTTGGTAACATTTGATCAGCATTTTCACTATTACTAATATGTAAAACTGGTATTCCCGCAATTTGTTCATTTTCCACTTGAATCATTGTGAAGCCTCATTTCTATTGAGTTTATTAAGCTACTGTAAAGGTCGGAATCATTTACAAATTTGTGATAAACGTCTATCATTGATGTGTGCCCTTATTTTAGCATGAAGGGGCAGCTTTGAACCAACCATATGAATTAAAGGAGCAAACTATGTCTAAAAAATTAATCGTACTAGATCTTGATGGAACAACACTTAGAGATGATTTAACTATCTCCTCCCATACAAAAAAAACTTTAGAAAAAGCCCGCATGGCCGGTCACGAAGTAATGATTGCAACGGGACGCCCATATCGAATAAGTGGCTCTTATTACCATGAACTCGGATTAACAACGCCGATTGTAAATTTCAACGGTGCCGTCTATCACCATCCTAGACTTACTACCTTCGCTGAGGGCTATCATCATGCCATTGATTTACAAGTTGTTCATGAGTTACTCGATTTTTCAAACGGCTTTTCATTAGATAATATCGCAGCAGAGGTGCAAGATAATGTCTTCTTAAAAGAACGAAACAACAGCGTTCCTGAAACATTCCACTTAGGCACTGAAAACATTGTCTTTGGAAACATCCGTGATGCTATTAAATCAGATGCTACTTCTTTACTGTTTTTTGGAAAAATTGACCAACTTGATTTAATTAGCAAACACTTGGATGAATCTCTTTCCGGCGTTATTTCTCACCATACATGGGGAGCATCTGCTTGGCCAGCCGTTGAAATTATTAAATTCGGTATTCATAAAGCTATTGGCGTGCAAGCAGCGGCTAAAACACTAGGCTTTGATCGTAAAGATATCATTGCATTTGGCGATGAAACTAATGATTTACAAATGCTTGATTACGCTGGTGTTGGGGTTGCTATGGGAAATGCTGCCGAGTCTGTTAAAAATGTGGCAAACGTGGTAACTGCTTCTAATCAAGATGATGGTATAGCACTCTATTTAGAAGAAAACTTAAATCTATAATAAAAAGCTGCAAGTAAGGTCTTACAAAAGTTAGGAATGCTAATTTTTGATTCAAGAGCCATTACTTTGCAGCTTTTTTACATCATTTTATTTTTATACATCGCCATTGCTAATTTTTGATCTGCTTCTGAACGAAAATCACCGAATACGCTTGAGGTCTCCATAACATTAATAAATGCTTTAGAGTCAAACTCGCCAACAATGTGCGTAATATCATATAGTTCATAACGCGTAATCACCATAATCAGCATTGCTACGTCTTCTTTTGAATAACCACCCATCGCATCCACAACTGTAATTCCTCGTACCATGTTCTCATGGATTGCTTTGATTACTGTTTCAGAGTGTTGCGTCATTATCATGACAGTCAGCTTCTGATGTCTTGTATGAATAATGTCAATAACTCTACTCTGAACATATAAAGAAATGAGCGTGTACAGCGCAAATGTCCAATCATATGCAAAACCTGCAACAATAATAATAACTCCATTTAAAAGCAAGAAATATTTCCCAAAAGAACGCCCTGTTTTAATAGTGATATACATTGCTACTATATCTAATCCGCCAGTAGAAATACCGAATTTCAAAGCCAGACCAATACCTACAGATGCAATTAAAGCCCCAAAAATCGCATTAAGCAAAATATCACTAGATACTTGCACCTCTGGGATAACAATCAAGAAAAAGGACATAAAAGCAACTGTTAAAAAACTAAAAACAGTAAATGATTTTCCTACTTTTAACCACCCTAAAATCGCCACTGGAATATTTAATAACAGAACAAGTAGTCCTGTTGAAATAGAAATATTCATTGAATCTCGTAACATGTCTGAACCTAGTTGTGCAACCCCATTTAATCCAGCTGCATAAACTTGTGCTGGTATTAAAAAGAAGTTCATGCCTATTGCGTTTAAAAGTGCTGCTATTATTGCAATGGCGGTTTTTTTAGCATACTCTTTATATACTATTTTTGAACTCATTTTCTTCTCTCCTTTTTTGGCCCTAACATAACATACCAACTTTCTAGAGAAAAGAGAAGTCTTTTTTATTATTTTTTTGATTTTTAATTAAATAATGGATATCCGCCTGATAAATAGAAGCCTAATGAGATGGTAATCACTACGACAATAACAAAAATCATCAAAAACATTCCTGTTGGTTTTTGTTGTTTCCTGTAACTAAGTAGCATCTCCACTACACCAATTACAATGATTCCCATCAGAATTTTAAATATTGCCAGAATCCAACTTTGCTCTATGCTGTATTTGACCATCATAATTCCACTCAAAATAACCAGAATATAAAAAACTCGATTGATCATTTGCAACATTGTAAAACTTTTTGTCGATTTCGAATAAATGAGTAAAGCTGTAACCGTTAGTACAACAATAGCCACCCATGAAATCAAATGAATATAACCCCACATAATACATCCCTCTTTCTTATTAAGATTTTCTTACTTTGTTAGTCAGTGTCCCAATTTTATCAATAGTAATTTCGACAACATCTCCAGCTTGCAGAAAAGTTGGAGGTGTCATGCCTTTCCCCACACCACTTGGAGTTCCTGTAGCTATCACATCCCCAGGCAACAATGTATGCCCTTTTGATAAATCAGAAATAATCCTAGCTAAATTAAATATACATTTATCTGTAGAGTCAGACTGTCTTATTTCACCGTTAACCTTAGTTTCAATATGAAAAACAACTTCTTTACTTCCATTGTTTTCCAGCACATATGGTCCCATTGGACAACTGGCATCAAGACTTTTCCCAAGGTAAAATTGTTTATGTTTTTTCTGAAGATCCCGAGCTGTTACATCATTTAAAATAGTAAATCCAAATATGGCGGATAATGCATCTTGCTCGGATAAATCTCTTACCTTTTCTCCTATAATTACTGCGAGTTCACCTTCATAATCTAATTGACTAGTTAGGTTTTGATGTAGCTCAATTTTGCCATTATGCGGCAATAAACTATTAGCACTTTTTGTAAATACAAGGATATGTTCTGGAACGTCTTCTTTGCTCCCCATCTCTAGCACATGATTATAATAATTTTTCCCAATTGCAATAATATTATTTGGTGGGGTGATAGGAACTTGGATTTCTACTTCAGCTAAATCAATATCCCCTTTGATTCCTTTTAGTTCAGGGACAAGCGGCTTTTCTTTGATAAAGTCTAAAAGAGTAGCAGGTGGATTCGAAAAAATTGTTTGTGCAGGGATAATTTTATTTTCAGGTGTTAAAATGCCATAATTAAAATCGCCCTCATGCTGATAACTCAACCATTTCATTTAAAAACCTTCCTTTGTGTTTATTTGACATATATGTTGTCCATCGAAGAAATATAAATAAGCTGCATCAACTTTTTTACCACTTATCGCTTGAATCGCTTTTGCATAAAGTTTGATTTGAATATGATATCGTTCTTTCATTATTTTTTCAGCAGCTTCCCAATTAGAATACCTACCCTCTATTTTATCTGTTTTATAGTCAATCAAAGTAATTGTTTCTTCCTCTTCAATCATGCTATCTACAACACCTTGGATAAGTACGCGTTCGTCTATATCAACTTTTTCGTATAACTCAGATACAGGAAGTAAATAACTAAATGGCACTTCACGTTTTACTAAATCTTTTTTCTGCAACATAGTTTTTCCTAATTGCGATTCAAAAAAGCCTAGCACTTGTTTAATATTGATTGCTTTAAGTTGTGCTTCTGTTAGTATATCCTTTTCACGCATTGTTTGTAAAAGCTGTTCCAAATCTTCCTTTGTCGGTTGATGTTCTAAAGAAACTGCTTGCATTAGCGTATGCATTGCCGTGCCAATTTCTGTTGCAGATAATTTATTTTGCTGTAAAAATTTGGGTCTGTCTAATGAAACTTTTTGAAATTCTTTTAAAAGTGTAGTATCACTCCAACTATCTTGCAAAGAAAATTGCCGCTTGAGCTCTGTTACCGACTGTTTAGCACGAATCTTTGTCGCCTCTTCATTTTGGTACTCATAGTTCATATATCGCTGAATTTCATCCTTATAAGGGCTTTTGACAGGTATTGGTTGATGTTCTTTTATATTGTCCAACCAATTAACCGTTTCTGTCTTTTCCAATTCATTAGTTAGAAACATTTCCTTGGTTTTTATTTCAATCTGTAGTTTCATATCTGTCGGAAGCGTTTGGATCATTTCCTCACACAATAATTCTTTAAAATTAGGATGTCTAATTGTGGCGTTTCCTATCCAATCCAAATAACATTTCGCTTTAGCTCTTGTGGATGCAGGTAAAATAGTCTCTTTTTCTTTTGCAACTTGTAACCAATTCTTACTTGTTTTTTCAAAATCAGGCACCGTTGCTGTCAAAATTAACTTCTCTTCTGCACGAGTAAGAGCAACGTAAAGAACTCGCATCTCTTCCGCGATCATTTCTCGAGATTTTTTTTGTTTCATTGCTTGCTGCATAATTGTTGGATAAACAATCATTTTCTCTATATCTCGATAATTAGATGCAAAACCGTAATCCTTATCTAAAAGTGTTTTGCTATAAATATCACGCATATTAAATTTCCTGCTTAACCCAGAGACAATGACCACTGGAAATTCTAATCCTTTACTTGCATGGATTGTCATCATACGAACGACATCTTCTTTTTCACCAAGTGT from Listeria monocytogenes ATCC 19117 encodes the following:
- a CDS encoding NCS2 family permease codes for the protein MFQLKANGTDVKTEVISGFTTFLTMVYIVVVNPAILSAAGVPFNTVFMATIISAVIGTLWMAIFANYPIAIAPGLGMNAYFVTVVTTQKLDYSVAFAAVFVAGIIFLLLSLTPLREKIIEAIPHNLKAGITAGIGLFIAFLGFRMTGIIVSNDSNLVGLGDLHSKEAILAIVGLLITLILLALNVKGALFIGMIATGIIAFITGELKFTEGIVKLPPMPEFVFTNPIHAFGDVMSYGLYAVVLSFLLITIFDTTGTMIGVAKKAGLMKGESLPNAKQALMADAVATSVGSMFGTTPTSAYIESSAGVATGGRTGLTTLTVAILFMVSAFFAPLVGAVSGISAITAPALIVVGSMMIGAVKEIDWDTLDEAFPAFLVILAMPLTSSIAIGLAFGFISYPVLKVFTGKWRELNWFLIVIAVLFFILVAFLPH
- a CDS encoding type 1 glutamine amidotransferase domain-containing protein, with amino-acid sequence MTLKGKKVIALVSEDFEDLELWYPVLRLREAGASVHLVAEEAKKVYHGKYGVPVTSDYDFDSVRAEDYDGILVPGGWSPDKLRRFDSVLNLVRAFDKAKKPIGQICHAGWVLVSAGILEGVNVTSTPGIKDDMTNAGAIWHNEPVVTDGHIISSRRPPDLPEYLPAFISALED
- a CDS encoding PTS lactose/cellobiose transporter subunit IIA, which codes for MEIQVEEAVVKLILHGGNTRKEAYKAIDFAEKYQFDEADKHLQIAQDQFQEGHIWQTKLVSIRDSETVAHPSFLLIHGQDHLMTAQAELQLAKRIIKQYKHQQRIEERLTKLENQA
- a CDS encoding GNAT family N-acetyltransferase, giving the protein MNYEMISDYKDNKMYRDSFNKLAESTFDINFEEWFRSGFWNDKYVCYSYIDNNEVISNVSINKMNLIYQGENYSALQIGTVMTHPNYRGQGLAKNLLNHVIAKYEDQYDFLYLFANDTVLDFYPKFGFERIEESSFTVDACNLKKKASKLKKLNPDNKTDFQLISRIVSKRASLSNILDVKESEDLLMFYVLIALKNELYYLEELDVIVLMEQEGTDLYVLDILSTKKLDVVEVLSYLSTKKIETIHLLFTPEKSKYIDAAYIIETEDMLFVRPNVLTSENYFLFPATSHA
- a CDS encoding metal-sulfur cluster assembly factor, with amino-acid sequence MDEQLKENLMGALEQVIDPELGIDIVNIGLVYDVELDDDGLCTVSMTLTTMGCPLAGILTEQVQMALSDIPEVKDTNVNLVWNPPWTKDRMSRYAKIALGIR
- the yjfP gene encoding esterase is translated as MIQVENEQIAGIPVLHISNSENADQMLPTIIFYHGFTSQKELYLHYGYLLAQRGFRVVLPDAKLHGERLQGANPEDQATFFWDVIETNIIEFPLITNELIKAGKTDANRIGVGGVSMGAITSLGLLGQYENIKVAVSLMGSAYYVDFAKELSKYALAQGLTFPYDVDERILTLQKYDLTQNITKINNRPLLLWHGKKDDVVPFAYSEKLYQTLVEESLADNVQFIIDDNAKHKVSVEGMLQGVSFFEKFL
- a CDS encoding Cof-type HAD-IIB family hydrolase, producing MNQPYELKEQTMSKKLIVLDLDGTTLRDDLTISSHTKKTLEKARMAGHEVMIATGRPYRISGSYYHELGLTTPIVNFNGAVYHHPRLTTFAEGYHHAIDLQVVHELLDFSNGFSLDNIAAEVQDNVFLKERNNSVPETFHLGTENIVFGNIRDAIKSDATSLLFFGKIDQLDLISKHLDESLSGVISHHTWGASAWPAVEIIKFGIHKAIGVQAAAKTLGFDRKDIIAFGDETNDLQMLDYAGVGVAMGNAAESVKNVANVVTASNQDDGIALYLEENLNL
- a CDS encoding YitT family protein, with product MSSKIVYKEYAKKTAIAIIAALLNAIGMNFFLIPAQVYAAGLNGVAQLGSDMLRDSMNISISTGLLVLLLNIPVAILGWLKVGKSFTVFSFLTVAFMSFFLIVIPEVQVSSDILLNAIFGALIASVGIGLALKFGISTGGLDIVAMYITIKTGRSFGKYFLLLNGVIIIVAGFAYDWTFALYTLISLYVQSRVIDIIHTRHQKLTVMIMTQHSETVIKAIHENMVRGITVVDAMGGYSKEDVAMLIMVITRYELYDITHIVGEFDSKAFINVMETSSVFGDFRSEADQKLAMAMYKNKMM
- a CDS encoding YisL family protein, with translation MWGYIHLISWVAIVVLTVTALLIYSKSTKSFTMLQMINRVFYILVILSGIMMVKYSIEQSWILAIFKILMGIIVIGVVEMLLSYRKQQKPTGMFLMIFVIVVVITISLGFYLSGGYPLFN
- a CDS encoding fumarylacetoacetate hydrolase family protein, which codes for MKWLSYQHEGDFNYGILTPENKIIPAQTIFSNPPATLLDFIKEKPLVPELKGIKGDIDLAEVEIQVPITPPNNIIAIGKNYYNHVLEMGSKEDVPEHILVFTKSANSLLPHNGKIELHQNLTSQLDYEGELAVIIGEKVRDLSEQDALSAIFGFTILNDVTARDLQKKHKQFYLGKSLDASCPMGPYVLENNGSKEVVFHIETKVNGEIRQSDSTDKCIFNLARIISDLSKGHTLLPGDVIATGTPSGVGKGMTPPTFLQAGDVVEITIDKIGTLTNKVRKS